The region CGTTCCTCCGTACAGGGATCATGTCATTTTCTGTATATGGCTGTGAGACTGTTGGGCTCTGTAAAATCAAATGATACTAATATTTAGGGTTTCTGATCCTGGACGTTTTTAAGCATATCAGAAATCCAGCAGACTCCTGctctggtttaaaaaacaacaacccgcCCTGGAATGGAACTTATGGGTTTTTAACTGGGGTGGAGAGGTGGCTGCAGGTCAGTGACTTTACAATTATTTTCGCCCCTTTACGTCTGCAGTCTAAACTCCTACGACAGCACACTCTCGGTCGGGTCTCCCACTCCAGCTCTCTAGGTTTACAAGTGTTGAGCCCTGTTTGGAATTTCTTTCTGATTGGCTAAGCCAATGTTAGTGACATCAGCCAACTTACTTTCGATTGGCCAGCTGGTTGCTGGGACTGTAGGACTTCCAGCTAGGCAGTTAACCCGATAAGTGCTGGAAAGCCAAACTTGGAAACCTGCTAGACAGAGAGGGCTATGGCTAAACCACAAGGAAAGGGATTTAGTCCATTCGGAAAGCAGCAGTGTACGGCACCCTGCGAGATTAAGCTGCAGTCAGAAGGAGCTCGCTAAAGAGAGTTTtattcaggctggagctcagtaATAAGTGATTAcgattatatatttatttcagagtCCTCCTGCATCGCCCTTTTAAATCGCAGCACTCAGACTCCCGGAGTAGCACGAGGCATTGGGAGGGAATATTAGGATTGGCCGGGCTCCTCGTTTATAGACACACCTCTCATGCAAAAAGGCTCTTCTGACTGGAAGGGGGAGAAGGTAAACAGAGTTGAATCACCCTCCCCGCTGACCAATTGGTGGGGGGCTTGGAACCTTACGTGATGGGATTCTGCGAAATTGTTACTGAGCAAGAGCATGCCGGAACAGTGAGGAGCGGCAGGCGAGGGGGGAGTGAATCAGGCAGTgggcagagggggggcaagtgtcTTGTAGACCTGGAGCTTTGTCTGCTATTTCAACAGAGCGTCTTGATGAGTGGGTGAATGTGCAGGGAATTCTAACGAAGGCAAAGCGGCTGGGTGCATTTCCAGAGCTCCTCCTGCGattatttttttggggggcggggggacacacCTTGGGTCCTTTTAAAACGCTGGATTACTTGAAATTACCACTAATGACAGTATTTCCAAGAGAGAGCTTTATTATAGCCCGTCAATGTGCTTGTCATTGGGAGTGAATTGAAATCTGGAGTTTCTGGTGATCACGGGTAAGGGGTCTAGGAGTGCAAGAAGCCCTAGTGTAGCACCAGATTGTGGATGCTGCCTTTGGAGTCATGGATTGTTATATAAAGATGAGTGGCTGAGTTCGACTCCTTGCTTGGATACTAACGCATACCGCCCCACCCCCTCGCTACTGATCTTGCAGGCTGAAGGCACCAGTGCGCTGATTAAAAACCCCGGGGGGTACGACAGAGAAGTTTCGGTGCCTGGATTTTGGTTCTCCTCTTTGGTGGTTACTCGTCTGCAGAATGTCAGCAGTTGCCTACATGGATTTTGTTGCTGCTCAGTGTCTGGTTTCCATTTCCAATCGCTCTGTGGTACAGGAACAGGGGGCTCAGGATGCAGAGCTACTGAAAATGCCCGATGAAGAAGTGACCAAGGACCTGAATGACCCCAGGGATGCCTGGAAGGATTATTGCACATTGGTCACAATTGCTAAAAGCTTGTTGGACCTGAACAAGTACAGACCCCTCCCAACCCCTTccatctgcagtgacagtgtagAAAGTCCAGATGAGGATGTAGGATCAGACAGCGACGTGACCACTGAATCTGGGTCGAGTCCTTCCCACAGCCCAGTGGAAAGACAGGATTCTGGCAGTgtgcccagctctctctctctcctccacagtGGAGTGCCTGCAAAGGGGAAACTAGCCACTGAAAAGAGACACAAGTGTCCATACAGTGGATGTGGCAAAGTCTATGGAAAATCCTCCCATCTTAAAGCCCATTACAGAGTGCATACAGGTTAGCTGTGGTCTCTCAATTGCAGAGGGGGTGTCGGGGTTAACTCAGTGTTACAGGGCAGCTTTGGCTATGCAACACTGATTTTAAGTCATGAACATTATCCTTGTTCTTAAATGCTGCAAATATAGACAAATATTAATGTTAAGGAAGTTGGTTGTCCTGGTTTGAACTCCttagaaattattttattatttaacctGTTTTCCTCCCATCCTCCATTTTTGTGTCTCATCCTTGTTGTTATTAGCTATGAATTCAATGGCTTTCTGGCTACATTCAGTCTATGAAAGCACAGTATGTTACTGAAATTATATGGAACGTTTAGGGTAGAGAGCAAAGGGTGTTCTACTGGTTTGTCATGTTGTTGAgatatttttctcttccctgcATCTGTAACACTGAGGTTTACACTGGGAAGATCAGGCCAGTAGAGGAGCTGTTCAGTCTAAAAATGGTATAATCTGCTTCTCTGAGAGTAGCAAGAATTAACCAAAAATTGCATGGCAGCTGTATGCAGTAGAGCCTTTTAGGGACTGCTCAGTGTTCTTTTAGCCTCATGCTTGTTGTTTTTATGCTTGCCAAGCTGGCTTCATGTTTGGCCAGGAGTCTTCatagagttttaaaataacactGCTTAGTACAGCATAGAATTTTGACAAAATAGGGGATGACGAGTTAGCTTCTGATTAGCTACTTACCCAGTCAGATTTCAGAGCTTCATTTTATTCATCCAGTGTGTTAGGACTTGTCCCCATGAGCTCTGCTGTGAGATTAAGGGCGTGGCCAGTTTCTGAGGTCGTGGATTGATGACGAATTTTATGAATTCTCATAAGGAAACATGTAAAGTTTAACTCCTACATGAATCGGAATATGAAAGGTCTAGTAATTAATGAACTAAGATCTGAAAAATAGACAAGGAGAAAGGCAGTGAAAACTCCGCCTTTAGAAATGTAACCATCCTTGACAAGGCAAATATACTTGTGATTAATCAGCACACTGAAGGAAAGTTGTTAGGTGGTTAATATTCTAATTTACAAAGATGATGGACTGGTATGCCTCTTAAATCAGACTTGCTGGTATAAGGCTACAGCACACTGGGTCCTAAATTATATGACAGCCATCTTCATTATAAGCATTTATATTATAACACTGCTTTTAGCAGAGTCTCTTTGTGAAGGTATTGAGCATATTTTTAATGAGCAAATGATTTTAAGGAAATGctggctcccccaccccaataaaCATAGCAAGAATAGAGGggcaaattctctgctgatgtaaatgggcacacttccattgacttcaatggaatgtggcccatatttttaaaatacaagcaCATGAGTGTGATACACACTTAACTAGAAGGGCAGCTGCTTTTAAAGATCAGATGTTGGGTAATTCTCAACCACTGTATTTAACTTTCAAAGCTAAGTGCATTCCATCAGCTTTACAATTTGTGTTTTGATAGCACCTGTTCACCATCATTTTAGTCTGCTCCCAtgaggggactggatggctcaaaaTACTAGTAATACAGGGTTACAGTGCTATTAATTTTTACATCGGTGTTCTGAATGCAGTATAGGTCAGTAGTGGCCAAAGGTAAATTACTATTATATTATGGCTGTttagtggcctgtgtgaaatgaactgGTAGTCTCAGTCTACTTTCTAATGAATGGGTTTCCACATCACTCTCCCtttctatcacacacacacacacacacacaacataaaCTCCATCATGACAAACTTGCAACGTCGTTGGCAAAATCAGTGAAGAGACTAAGGACTGAATGGACATTAGAGGGaaatttcaaaagcatgtaaATGACTTACAGCCCAAATCCTTAAAGGtacctaggtgcctaagtccaccatttaggcaccactgacacTTTCAAAGTTGCCACTGAGCTGCCACCTAACCCCATAGATGCCCAAGTCTCCTAGCTGCCTTAGTTTCCACTGGTCAACATTTGCAAAGCTACTCCACAGTTAATGAGCTGCTCAGAGATCCATATCAAGCCAAAGCCCCAAAGTGAGATTAGATGGGGGGATGCCTATCTCACTAGtgaggcctgatctggtaggcatgctctgAACATGTCTTAAGACCTGATACCTATTAGACCCCACAGCTGAAGGCAGGTCACCAATAGGTGGAAGGACAACAGAGTGCCCATACAAAAGACACATGGGGGCACAGGGAAATGTAGAATGTGTGAGAGAAAGGTATCAAGCGAGAACAGGGGAGAGAGACGCTATTTTGGTTGGTAGGACATGGCCTACCTAAGTGGCTGATCTGACTccggtgcctaactccaggagagggctcaTGGCTGAGGATCCTGAGCGGAGGGAGTCACCTATCTCTAGGCCACATGCAACAGGTCAgccacttaggtgcctaagccccacccctctccttagcatttcactcctggctagcCTAGGCAACTCCCTGGGCAGCTGACTGGCTTCTGAAAAATCTCttccttaggtgcctaactctccccatgcactgTACAGGGAGCCTGAGTGGCTGGCTGCTTAGGGTTTAGGTATTCAAATGCTGCGTGGAGCaatacctaaatacttttaaggatctgggcctaagtctcATGACTTCCAATGGGACATATTCTCCTAAGTCActatggcacttttgaaaatgttacccttaacCTAACTTTTGACCCCCTCCAGGTGGCATATTTAGCCTAGGGGGATGGGTCACATTGACAGGGCAACAAGGAGACTATTGCATTGTCCATGCTATTCCTGTTCCATAGAGGACATCAGTCTCCAGTAGTGTCACAATGGGGTTTTTCACCGGGACTAAATTCATAAGACTGGATATGCTAATATGCACAGGCTAGCTCAAGTGGTTTAGCGTGTGAGGTAGTATGGCAAAATATTAACCTAgcagtaaaaaaaaccccaaaactgctATAGTAATTCAGATGTCCACAGGCTCTCCGCAAAAACTGTAAACATGGTAAttgtaggcttttttttttttcaaaattgtcatATAAGTCCTTTTAATTCAAGTGTCTGAATAAAACCATTACCACACATGTAAATTGCAATAGGAGACACAATACTTGTGTATGGGGCTATTTAAAAGTTGCTGTAAATAAGAGTTGTGTGTAAGTGTAAAAGTAGAGTCTCAAAGGAAATCAACATCACTAGAAGTTGGAAGTTTACCTTCCAATTATAGCATCTCTGTCGCAGATTACTTTGTTCTTTTCTGAACTTTCTATAATAGTGGTGGTGGAAAAAGAAGACATTTTTATCACAGAAATTTATACTACAGGGCACTGCTGTAATAGTTATACACTAAGAGCAGATTTATGAAAGAAAATGGCTAAATCTGAGTTACAGTTAAACTCCCATTGAACAGGCTTTCCCTTTGGCCTAACAATACTACTTTGCATTGCAATGAGGAAGACCTGTcttgtgctctccatgctgaagGGCTACTAAAGCAGCATGCTTAGCTCAGGCAGGGCAGGTGAACAAGGAGAATGGTTGTGTGTCTTTCAACAGCAATCCCTGTGGTTAATTAAAGAACCTCACTGATTGCCTATGGGAGCAAGGAAAGGAGTACAGTTATGCTTAACTTGTTGGGTTGGTAGTCATTTCATAGAACCTTATGGAGAAGGGAAAGTCTACCTGAACTTCCATTTATCTTCCTAGTAAAGAACTTTGTGGATAGAATGTAGTCCTAATTTCTAAGCCTCAACAAGTGAAGTTtgtgggaggaaaaaatattCCATTTGCCCACTTCCAGCCCATAGATACAGACAGAAACTTGAGAAGAAGGGGAAGACATTTGTCACAAAACtagttttttttttgtaaactctGTCTTTTAACTTACCCTAGGGCCTGTGTGGTGTCTGCCCTGCCATTTCAGGTCCACTATTTACTCAGAACTATGGTAGCTAAATGTAGGTGAAGATTTGCAAATTTCTGGCTGgcaaaagacaaagaaaattacAGTATCATTTCCAGTTTGTTCCCAGAGCTCAGGAATCCATCCTATTCTGAAGGAGACATCAGCTGGAATAGCATTCTGGTTGTTGACATGCAGATTGACATACTACACATTGCTTCCAATTTCCTATCACCAGTATTGTTATAACAAGTAAGTTTTAAAGTGGAACAGGGTTTACCATGGCCATGTATGAAGTGGATACCCATGGAAACCTAGTAAAGGTTAATGTTAATAACAGTGTACTGCAGTTTTCAGTGATTAAATAACACCACAAATATTCAGCTATATTCTTTAGTAATAAACTCTCAGCGCTTTCCAGTGTGAACAGAGTTAACTTTAGCTGATGGACTAGTAAATGATACTCATTGGGAGAATTACTTCATGAATGGGAGAACAGAAAAAGCTGGTGTAGCCTCCACGGTTTACCCGAAATCTGTACCTATAAATCAAGGATTACTCCAGTCCCATCTTTGGAAGAGGGACAAAACAGATAAGTCACTAAGGGAAATCAAGACAGTACCCTGGGCAAATAGAATTCTTGAACTCAGCACATGAGTGTAAAATACACATGCCAGATTTAAAGTCATTCCAAGAGTGATACATTCTGTAGCCACAATGAGGTATTTCTTGATTGGATTGGCCAGGGACATATATGACTACACATTGTAGAGTTAACTATCCATCTTCAgtgattccttccttccttcattccCCCTCAAataaccaaccaaaaaaaaacccccttCATCTCCATGGTTTCATGAACCTTTAAAATCAACCTGGTATTTCTCAATGAGAACTTGTTTTCCAGGGCAGAGATTTGATTTCTCACTGCCTTTGCAGCCTTTAGCACTCTTAGTTAAAGTAGATGCCCATCAATAGTTACTGCCACCTTACATTTTTCATGTTTATCTTATTCTATCTTGAAAAATGGTTTCAGAATGTTTACTCATTGTACCTATGGTCTGTCTTTTACTAATATCCCATTTCACCCATGCATACCAACTAAGCAAGTTCAAAAAGTTTAGTGACCACTCGTGTATGTTGTATTGGTGTGAAACTAAAAACACACAGGTACATCTTGTCCAAGCTGATAGAAGATGGGGGATGAAATACCAAACTAAGTTACAAGAAAAGGGGAACTGCATGATCAGAGATTTTTCATCTTCTTAACTGCTAGTTCAAAACCAGCCCCTCTTGCAGAGACCAAAAGTAACCATCTGATAATTGGTTGCCTATGGCCTGCCTCATGACTCCTGCTCAAAACTAGCTTGAACATTAAAACCCAAGACATCACTAAAATTAAATATTAGACTGAAACATTATTAAGAGCAAGATTACTATTATGAATTATTTCTGGTAGCAACTATGAAGTGCTTGGAACTTTCCAAATAGAAAAGAGGGCCTGGCCATATTCCCCAAGGACCTCACAATTTAAAgactgtctctctctttgtcttgaAGATAGGGGAAGGATGCAATACATATACAATTATCTTTAGAATGTGTATACAAATATAATGAAAATAGGATATGTACAATTATATCCAACTACTTCTCAGAGTTGATATTATCAGTGGCAGTTTTCCCATAAGCATCATGATAGAGGTGGGTCTTCAGGAGACACTTGAATGTGGCAAGGATCTGGGTTTTCCAAATGAACTCTATAAGGCTATTCCATGCATAGGGAATAGCATAGAAGGTACAGAACCATAGGCGATGCAGTTGCAGATAGACTGGCAGTTGAGTCTGAAGTCACTGGTGCAGTGGAGAGGCCAGGTAGAAGTGGGTGGATGGTTGATTTAGAGTAGTACAGCGCATTAGCTTGGAAATAGTCTCTTTGTTGCCAATTTATATTTTGAATGAGGGTAGAGCTAGGGTTTATAGGCTtaaagtttttaataaaaaaaatatggaagGTGAAAGGAGGATGTAAGCAAGAAGGGTGAAAGAAAGCCAGTAATTGGACAAATGGCAATTGGTGATGACGGTCTCCCCCCATATGGCAAGAGAGACAATGGGCAGCAACATAGGTACCAGGAGGCCAATTCTGTGGGCTGTTACAGGATTAGTAGAAGCCTACTCAGTTAGGGAACTCAGGCAGACCAGAGGCCCTGAGTGCTCCATACAGCAGATGCACTTGCTCCTAAGATTTGGCTGTAGATCCTTGTGTATATCAAATATTCATAATGAACAAGGATTTCCCTGTTTTATAAGTGCTTGGAAGATATAGATCCCCTTGAGAGTGCTATAAAGTGCATGAGGTATACACATTCTCTGCCTCCTCAATAGGGCCTTAGAGCAACCCATGTCAATATGCGAGTCAGAACCAGTCCAACAGTGCTAGAGTTTTGTAACAATATAACAGCAGCTATGCCCTTAAACTCCTCCTTTGACATTTTGCCCTTGATGATATTCAGTGATAGGTTAAGGGTGGAGACATGGAGCTACAGATCTGAGTTCTACTGTCcggagggaaggcagggagcaGCATTTCTGTCACAACAGAGACACAACTGATTGATGCTGCAACACAAACTACATCGTGAATCCAGGCTCCTTATCAGTTTAGGCTGCTCCTGACTACATTACTTTCCCATTTATTTTCTGAACTATCCCTAGTTTGTCAGACAGTACAGATGTGTATTTTAATGGGGAAAGTTTGGAGCATTTTCTTGGTGCTTTTGAGTTTCAAATGGAAAATCCAAAATCTAACATTTTAAGCTTCTTATTCAGTACAGGTTACACAGGTAATGCATTTATAATATGGCTGAAGATCAGATAGCAGTGCTCAAAGGGGATCTTGATAAAAATGTGTGAAACCATTATTCTCAGGGATTTATAAAAATGTGAAAACTCATATTGTTACCAGACTGAATGGACAGATTCTCTATCCAGGAGAAAATTATTTGTTTGCAATATTTGATAAAATTTAATTACATTGCTTGAAAGGCTAGAAGGTTGAACAAGTTAGGCAAAAATCATTCTCCTATTTTCCATATGTTTTTTCTGATGCTTTCTtgtatttctgttttttgttgttttttaagagaaTTAAGTATTTATTAAATTTCACATTTGGAAAACTACCAAAAAGTGTTAGTGGTCACACTACCCAATCAAAGCAAGGAAAAGCACATTTAGAAGGGAATCAGAGAGCAACAAAGTGGCCTTATCTCAACTGCTTTACTTTATCCTTTCACACCAAGAATGTAACTCCTGGTGCCAGCAGAGGACACACTGGAAGAGCTGACTCTAATGAGTTATTGCACCTTGTTGTGTCTTGGTACTGGAGAACACTTGGTATATTTCTTCCTAACCTGATTTTGTCCGTTTGTGTGTGCATCCATTAGGATCACTATGGGTGAGTACATTCACCTTCAGTTCACTGAACTGCAATACGGCACCATCCTCACATTCATAAACGGACAGAGCTGCCAAACCTGAAAGAGAGGAAAGGGTTGGGGAAAACCAAGTTAAGTTTAAATGGCCAAATCCTAGGATAGCAAGAACAGAGCCCATTTCAAATAATCTTACTGTTGTCTTAATCCTGTGTGTAGACGCCAGCCAAGCACTCTTGTGCTAAAAAGCTCTGGAATGCCTTGCCGGCACTTTTTTGGGGGAGCCAGAATGGCGTTCCAGTACTGCTGATAATTGTAAAGTAAACCAACGATAGTGGTTATTGCTTTCATTCTTCACCTTGCAGTATGTGTGGTCGGTGCCTATGCAGCAAAAGGTGCATTCCGGATCTTTTTTTTTATGTCTTGAGAACTGATGCTAATTATAGTGACTGGCACCCTATAAATACCTAAGACAGATAGAGTCTCAGGTTGTCCTGTTGAATAATCTAGTACACTATACATGATGAATAATTATTAAACTAGGGAATTCATAGATaataatgaaaacttttttttttttttgcttctgaacATAGGGGCAACAGATGTTAATTGGTGCAGTCAAAGATGTATTGAAGGAATCATAGCAATACTGAGATTAAGTTTGATGGTTATGTGAATGTGGTGGCATTGTATCTTACCCATACTTGGGCAATTTGGCAAACTAACTGCCATTTAAATCTCCCAACACACCTGTCATGTGTCTGCCCACAAAATTACTATCTACGGGGCACAGGAACATACCACACTGTGGGTGGTACTTGCTCCAAGCAAGGCTAGCTACTGTGTTGCCCACATCACTGTGAGGCACCATTGGTACAGTGCCACTGTAGATACAAAGTGCTGGTGCAATAATCTCTATGGTGCAAATTGTCCTCCATCACTGTCCCACAGAGCACTAGCCACTACATAGGGGGTCTGTTTGGCCTAGTTCTTCTACCTTGTTGGTTCAGGGTCAAGTTTTCTGGAAGTCCCttgcctatatatatatagtactgCATACCTTCAATCTCATTGTGTGCTGTTTTTTGCCAGCACCCATAGCTTTGCGGTCATTGTGTGTTTCAGCAAGCCAATTTTGGAACATATTTCAGAAGGAAAAAGCTATTGTGCAGGAATGCTGCCAGCTGGCCAGAGGCAGATACCCAGGTGCTTGAGAGATTCAATTGCAGTTGAACTCTAATTAGGAAAACTTTGGATTATGACTGAGTGATACAAATAGAGTGTGTGGCAGGGAATCACCCACTTGGGGGAAAGACAATATCAGGAGAAAAGTAAAAGGGCCTGAGATAACTGCAGCCAGTCTGGGTAAGGAGGAAAACCTACCCTTTTTCCCAATGAACTGGACAGTATTTTTGGCACTCATCCATCTACAGAGCCTGAGGTACTTTGGATGGCACTGTGACACCTAGCACCTGGGCCATcaggagaagagaaaggaaaaatattcaTCATAGCCCAGTCCATGACAAGGGATGTGGGCCAGGACCAGGAGGTGCCTGAGACCGTACAAGGATTCCAAGACCTCTTTGGAGAAGCTCAAGATCTGGCTACAGCAGCCAAACAGGTTGGGGGTGGACGTAGGAGACAAAGGAGCACGCAAGGTACATTGGATTTTATTATTTGCAGCAATCAGGATTGGTTTTGCATGCTTAGGGGCTGTGGAAACATGTTCTTGGGTTCTTTCAAACACCTTACTCTTACTGTGGGTGGTTACAAGATCACATGGTGCTAGAAGACCCCATTCTCCCTAGCTCTGCCATTACATCATAAGTGACAGCTTTCTTTACCCTCCCTCCCCGGTTCAGCTCCCCCAGATTTTGTCAGGATGGACAAGCCCCACCATAGTTCTCCACATTTGGCTAGAGGGCCCGGTGTCCCAAGTAAGGGCAGACGTTTCAGGCATGCAGTGAACTGCAGCTGGCTGAGACATGTCACAGGGCCAGGCTCAAAATGGAGGTCAAGCAAGGAGAACCTGTTCCAAGAGTCAAACAAACCCTGAAATATACTAAATGTAAAAGCAGAAGAGTATTGGACAGCATGATCCCACCATGTACATGATGTTCTCTCAGTCAGCCCATGTATCAGACAAAGGCATCTGTTTAGCTATCCACTCTTATCAAGCTGTAATTATAGTTCATTCTGCCTTTCTATTTAACATATGAGACACAGGCAAAAGCATTACTCGA is a window of Malaclemys terrapin pileata isolate rMalTer1 chromosome 6, rMalTer1.hap1, whole genome shotgun sequence DNA encoding:
- the KLF9 gene encoding Krueppel-like factor 9; this translates as MSAVAYMDFVAAQCLVSISNRSVVQEQGAQDAELLKMPDEEVTKDLNDPRDAWKDYCTLVTIAKSLLDLNKYRPLPTPSICSDSVESPDEDVGSDSDVTTESGSSPSHSPVERQDSGSVPSSLSLLHSGVPAKGKLATEKRHKCPYSGCGKVYGKSSHLKAHYRVHTGERPFPCTWPDCLKKFSRSDELTRHYRTHTGEKQFRCPLCEKRFMRSDHLTKHARRHTEFHPSMIKRSKKSSSTSF